TCTTTAGAGCCGCAAAAcgaaatttcgaaattttcaTAGCAATCTGACCACTCTCAACGAGCCAATCATATAACTGACATTCTCTAATTAACATCACTTAAATACAGAGCCGTGCAAAAAAATGATGTCATAGGCAAAACAATATggtttaatatatagataaattatatataataaatatagtaaaatatatagtttaatgttttaaaattttattataaatctataaattttaagaaaaacatataaaaattcaCAGTTCCCAAAAAAGTATTCGTCAAACAATGAGAAAAGTATATtactataaaagaaaaattatagaaaCTAGGTTGCTCATAATATGCAGTCTAGCAATTTGTGTTTAGTGTTGCAAAAGTATTAAAGATTCCTTGTATTTAGGAATTTTATATATTGCAAGTTATACCACTTTCCtttattatttgtattaaTCTCTCTAACTTTATTAATTCAATAATACATGTATGATAACTAACCACTATTAACAAATATAGCTTCCTAAATTTTCTAGGGTTCAAACTTAAATTTTGTGATGTTGCacaaagagagaacaaaatctACTgttcaaaattaaaacaatgaTCTATGTCTATCGGATTCATGTACGAAGATCTATAAAGTCTATCAGATTCATACGAGGTcttaaaaaaaggtttttcaaAGAGATCTAGGTGACTATATGAAATCATTCATCATAAAATGGCGAGAAAATAGGGAACTATGAGAAGCGTCTTGAAGAAAGATGCAGGGATTTACCGTCGACATGATCGGCGacattgaaattgaaattctcACTATCagggatgaagaagattttgttaaAACGGAAATGGGCCTCTCTTAAGAGATCGTAAttaaatacatatgtatatggatgaagaagatttgttaaaatggACTAATTCAATCCTGCTAATGTCACTTCCCATAAATATGTAGAGTAAATTTCATCGGAAAGAAAAGGACAAGACTTGTAACTAAAATTGGGCATTTCAATACAAATGGGCTGAAACGTATTGGTATAGGTAAGAATAATTTGGacaatcagaagaaaaaaaaatctgtgaAAAATGGAGATGTAAATCATGTGGAAAAGTTTTGTAATCACAAATGGGATTTTAAAATCCAAGCACACAAACACGGGTTATTTACCAAACACGAATTGGCTTAGTCGTATGGTTATAAcgaagaaaattaaaatcccATAACACTATGAGCAAAATATAACAACTTATCCAAAGTACTACCATCGAACTTCCTAGCGAACAAGTAACATTTCTCGCTCTTCTTCCCATTATACACACACCCTTGTTCTCTATTCCTCACCCTCCGCAGAAACTCCCCTGTCACCGACCGCCTTGTGTACTTCCTCGGATGTGGACCTCTCCGTGACCAATCCGTCCACGTTAGTGACCGGTTCGCATTCTTCCCCGGAAACATGGCGTGGACAAATGTTGACAAGTAATGCTCGTCGGCATAACAATTCCAAAGGCAATATTTCTCGAACACAGGAAAGTAAGTTGTGTCCGATACTACGGCTAAAGCTACCTCACGGTCTATCTCGAACCACTGAGAGCCTTTTCGCCAGTTGGTGCGGCTGATGACTGGTGACATACGGCGGTTGTAGCGGCCGCGACCTGCTGGTCCGGGAAGGTCGTAGACGTCGACGTAGGAGTGTTGCGAGTTTATGAGGTAAGAGTAAATGGTGGAGAAGTTAAAGAGAGGAATGTCCGATTCCGAGAGGAGGACGAAGCGGTGGTTTCCGGCGTCAAGCAGAGCATTTGCCAGTAGCCGTCGCTCAGCCGCCACCATGCTCACCATTCCCCATCCCACTTCCTTCAAAAACACAACGAGATCCTCGTACATGAGTCgtgatatttttattaattaacaacTTAGttgattaatttaaaattcatgTCGGTACGTATGTATAATAGACTACTCAAcgattttatatttatatagtattTCATGATATTGATATCTTTAGAAAGGGAAATTAAGAGTCATACGTAGACATGTACGAAAGGCACTaaaattcaacttttttaACCATATTATTAAATGGCTAACTAGCTATAGGTGTTACCCAGAACGGCCAGACATCAGGTGATTcaagacagaaaaaaatattagccaaataaaataattgatttataggaagaaactaaaaaacttCTTTAACCCTCCACCATTAACCTTTTAAATGAAGCATTTACCGAcaaagtttttggttttattttcttaaaatatagCCTAGTCTCTTAAATTGATAAAACTATACTAGTGTCCCCAAACCCATGATTGGTCTAGTAGACTTTGTGGTCTTTACACACCCTATGCGTggaattagattttattttaaacccaattgaaaaaaatgtcTAGTATGATCTTCAAGTGATCGAGCATTCGTGTCTTAGTTGAATGACGATGATAAGTAAGAGATATTATTATAtcttagaaaaacaaatgcatAAATAAAGTCATCTCGACTTTTCTAATATCTTCGACAagcgatttttgtttttttataattcaCCTTtctcttataaaaaaagaaggtatAAATATATAGCCGGTTTGAAACGTATTTAGGGAATAAAAAAGGATACGGATCTACGTTTTTCTTTGAACTAGTATACTATACCTTGAACATTACGTACTATTATACTTGTCCTTTGTTTCgtaatcataatttaaaatgcTAAGACATGACTAGttgaaaataatcataataatatgaataataattaaacactGTCGTTAATTTTGTCATACCCTCCTAAGTATACTTTTATGCAGCACCACTAGTTTTCAAAGTAGATTATActgtatatgtttttctttacaacTACTAGGTTATATGTCGTAGTAGCTTTTTTGGTCGACATGTATGTGTAGTGTAGGTAATATTTATAAGACGACGTGCGACTTTATTTTGGCTGATTAATCCGTAAGAAAACaactaatttatattattaaaaaaattataaacactGTTTTGGTACTCCCTTTTTGGAGTATATATACTCTACGTTAACTAATTTTCaaagtaaattatatatatatttttataaaaaatcccaaaaacaTATGGATGTAAgtataaatatctaaattcTAGTATATTATCTAGGCTGAATAACCCGAATATCgcaaatatatctttaaataTCTATATCAAGATTATCTAGGCTAATTAAGTTTATCTATGAAGAATTCGActatatcaattatataatctGAGGGGAATTAATGAGGAAATTGACTACTGACCTTGCTTGGAATCCTCCGGCGATAAAACGGCGAAGTTTCGGGCGTATGATCGTCAAAGTAAAAAGGGTCACTCGTATGAATGTAAATAGAGAAAAGACCTTCATGGCCTTTGAAAAATCTCTCCCACAGTTTAGCCAAAGGAAGCTTCCCTCTCGTCAGGAACATAAACGCCGCTTTCTTTGTCATCTTCAACGtcttttcttgaatcttcgAAGCACGTAGCAAGAGTTCCTCCTCCGTCATGTTATGCACCACGTTCTCCGGCATCATCAGATAATGACCCTTTTGCCCTACTTCATGGTCATCATCATTAGTCGCAACAACCGTATCATTCAAGGGAACGACTATTTCTGGCTGCGGTTGAAGCGGTGGTGTAGAGAAGGATGATGGGGAGAGTGAAGATAGACGAAAGAGTTGAGGATTGAAAGAGACGTTTCTTATATGGACGTTGAGTATGAAGCCGAGTCCGAATCCGAAACCGATAAGAAACGAATACAAGACGAGGTTTTGGAAGAATCTATGAGATCTTAATATCTTGGATATGACGATTTGGTGAAGTTGATGACGACTTTCTTGTTGAAGAGAGTCTTCTTGCGTTTCTTGGctctttttcattattttgtgaGTCTGCTGAAACTAACAATTAGAACCGTGGGACGTTATATAGTCAAGGTTATGAATTTTAAAGAGACTTTTCGTCATTGGGTGTCTTTAAATATCTGATCTCACGGGCTTTGGATTTAACTAGAAACATTGAATTGACTTGTACAGGATTTTAGGGGTAGGGTTAATTCAATTGGTACACGACTTGGGTTTTATATAAACACGTTAACTTAGATTGTGACATTAAACATGAAGTAATGCTTGGTTAAGACATGTCGTGTGTCACctatcttttatatttttattactttttttgaCAAGGCtctgtttcaactttcaagtaATGAGAAACAACACAAGAGAATGTGTTTGGAAGACGAATTCTCAGTTTCTAACATGCAATTTCTTCTACACTCTCAAGTATTTAACcctaaaacatataaaaccgatgaactaaaaataatttgttcaaCATCTCAAGACTGGGGTCACAGAAGAACACTCTACATAATCTGACCGTTAATGCGACTGATGATGGTATCTTCAGTAGAATGAGATGCTGTAGACCAGTTTCCGCCTGTGTTGTTTTTCAAAACCCGCAACAATGTCATCGATCGTATCTTCCCATGTTTCATTCCCTTCAATCTCTTGACAGAGTTCCAAGGCAAGTCGGCCACCTATAGCTGCTTCTTCGTGGTTATCTTTAACCTCCAAGTTCATCACAAGTATTGTTTTCGTAAGTGATTGTTCTCTGTTGTTGAGATCTGCAGATTGGGGACAAATCTAACTTGATGAGATAAAGATATTAAGACACAGGAATGTTTCACGCAGCAAGAAAACCGACAGTTCTATCAAACCATGATTGCAATCGGGTTTTCAGCTAACAATTACAGCAAGgtaaaaaagtaaactaaGTTACAGGAAACGGCAATCACTAAGCAGAACTTTTGAGTTTCACATGACTTAGACTTCATCAATTCACATATGTAAACATCTAACCTAACTAGTTTAACATAATTTACCAAATGAGAAGATTGTTCGGAAACAATGCATGTAGAAGATCAAAGTGTCAACATTTCGATTTTCTTCAAATGGGATAAGTTGATGAACAAATCTACTGATACcaggatttttttcttccaatgTTATAAGAGTTTGTGATCAATATGTACGTAGTGAGCAATCAGGATGAAGCAATTTTCAAACAAAGTATCTAACTGTAAAATAGGGAGGATTTTTCAATTACCTTCAAGGACTGAATCGAAAACCTTTTCTTCAAAAGTCATAACCACATCAAACACACCATCACCAGCATTATCTTGCCATCTTTGAGGAGCAAGTTTCACGGATAAATTCCTCTTAATCATCTGCAAAATACCATTCCGCTTGTATCTGATGAAAACAGTTAAGTGCATCAAACTTCAAGCTTACAAATCTCCCTATACAACCCAATGAACATGCTTCACAATAGCTACAAGCAAGAAATTTCGTATATTTACTAAAACGCACACACTTTTTCTTCAGTCatttggagagaagaaaacatactTTTTCCCAGAATCAATACCTTAAATCAAACCAAGAAACTTAAATGTGAATTAGGAAACAATTTCAAGGAGACTAAGAAAGTAAGCAAATTATCGAATTAGAAGGAGACTGAGACTGATTCAGTGACCAAAGCAAACTTAGGGATTCGAAAAATCATGATCCGTAAgcaacaaaagaaaggaacGGATTAAGAGGATACAGTTCAGGATCTTTGCGCCTGAGCTCATCGAACATCTGCTTGTAAGGAGTTCCAAAGTCGTAAACGTTTGGCTCTCTCAGAGATGGTCCAGGTAGTTTTACATGTGACCCAGTCCCGTACGAAGCAACGTCGAGTCCTTGTCTCTTAAGAAGAGCGTGAGCTTCCATGCTCCGGTTCTGATTCGACGAACAAACCATTGCGTACCGGAACCTCATCGGCGGCGTCGAAGAAATCTGTGATTTTTTCCCGGCGACTGTGACGGTTTCACAAGTTAAAAGTCGATTTCAGAGATTTTTAATAATGCGACGGATTGAATTGGGCCTGAAACTGATCATGGGCCGGACTAAGAGatcgaatattttttttcatttttgcttttattgaCCCACGaaaattgtttggttttacaTTTAAGCTACTAATCAACATCACAAGAGAGGACTACCTACCAATCAACATCACAACAGAGACGATTGCCTAAACCGGGTCGGCCTGGACTCCAAGGTCGTAGAGGAGGCGGCTATACAAGTACCGGGACCGGTACAGGAGCCGGTTCAAGAACTTTTGGATTAAACGGAAGCGAACCAAACAGTTTTAAGAGTAGAAGAAGTAGTGGACGTGGAGCGGCTGGACATGATGATAGCATCGTTGAGGAGTACTCGAGGAACTCCATTTCGATGTCTTCCTTCGCCGAAGGTAGATGAATATGAAGATCAAAACATGTAAGGTCACCCATATttacgtgtatatatatataaagagacaaagaagaggaccttttaaattatatgtttatggATCGTTCGTTATATTTGAGATCTTAATACATAATTTGATATGAATTAGcaacagaagaaaatttgtattttcgaagtttatgtttattttgcGTAATCGAGTCTGATTTAGTGGAGCTGTATTAGGCAAACCTAGGTAATATGTCTTTCaaagtaataatttttatagGTACGATAATTTCAACTTCAAGTTCCATCTTCCTAAAGAGGAACAGCTTGGCACCAACCTAATTACAGACTATAggactttttgttttctaagtaaagagataattaattaatgaccATAACAAAAGTTGAACAAGCTAAGTATTATTACTAAGGAAGTTTAGTTTCACATGCAAAGAAGTCGAACTAccggtttttttttatcagagttttctttaaaaccaaaactaagcTATGTAGTCTTATACTATGTGATATCGTTTTCCGGTTCCGTtctatttgttgatttttttcgATTGGGTGTATCATGTGTGTAACAAGTCAGGTACATGCCTAAAACCCATCAAACTAATAAACCtcaaaatgtatttaaaattgaagacaaaacattttttagtaaaattcttttgaatgtttagtAGTTACTactcttttagtttttatggtctcaaattttacaaattttttttttgactttttctttcttttttttttttttttttttgccatcaattgactttttctttcttacaattatgtttttgttatttgttttgtttttttagacCCAGTAATACACTCATGGTCGGGCCTGGTATGTTATGTAAAGTTTGATATGTAGCATACATCTTGTATTCAGTTACTGTTTTCCTCAGTTATGTCGTTTTTGGATTTCTTTCTTCAAGTTGGGGTTTGCTATTTGTTTCAGTTGtaaatcaaaaactttgaattgGCTGCTATTTTTGTCCAACACTATTAGGGACTAAAGACTCGttcaaaatcttatatatgtCGTCTGTTCCTAAAAAGCTTTGGAAATTCAAGgggttttattttatcaaaaagaattaaaaaatcaagGGGTTTAAAAAGATTGTCGAACAATTATTCAAAAGATTTGACCATTTATGCTTGTTATCAGCACTTCCGGTGTGTCAATTAGTTAAGTActgtattaaaaataacaatgcCTAAAGTCAAAACAACAAGTTAGATTGAGTCTTGAATGCATATGTAACTGCATGTGATTTGATCAGTTGAAAATGGTATATAGTGATAGGTCAATTTACTTAATTTGATAGGAACCTAATTGTactatatagtaaaatatacCAGAAAGAAAAACGTTTTCAGAAGTCTAGAGACACCAAACCAAGTTAAAACGAACTTATATTGATTTCGACATTTTAAGTTTCAACTTAGACcacattttaaatttcaaagtAGACCTAGCtaagttaattaattatgtttattcaataaactataaatatagataaatCGATCATGACATGTATTCTGCTACTAGTTTGTGGCAAGGTGGTCGATACGTCTTAATTCGGATGTAAATCTGCATAATCCACAtattgttttccaaaaaaaaaaaaaattataaatagcCAACATTAATTTAGCTCGTATACTATCACATCACATTATAAGTatcatacaaaaatatttcttttgtttaacatAAATAGGTActatttaactaaaaatgttaatacTATTTGAAACCAGTGAATATCATCAATCAAACTATTCTTGAATATAATCCATACaactttttattcttcttacCAAAGTGTTTAATACTAAACGgtaaaataactaaaactgTATAACCAATGAAATCTTAAATCCATATAGCAAATGCAATCAATGTACGATAATAGGATTGGATTACTCGCTCGTTGGTCACAAATCACAATAgactagaagaagaaagcagaaaAGGGAGCAccaattgaaataaaatactTTGTTGAGGAGGTCTTAAGTAAGTACTTCCCCCTTGAGAAATAATGAAAGAAGTTTGCTTAAACAGTGCTCACTGGTCCGGCTACCAAACGTTGGCCCACTTCTCTATTTGGATATATCTCCTGATAAATTATGTGTGACCCACTCCTATACAAAAATCCCATAACTCTCACTTTCATTGGCcctccttttttattttctcatctttttgatTAACCCCACTTTTATTccaatttttttcaaaaaaataataataagaaaactctagtctatatataaacattgCCACTCGCTCGAAAACAGCCACTTTCTATTTTCaccaattttcaaaaaaaaaataaaaattgaaactcaGAAATGGCGAATCTCTCTTCTGATTTTCAGACATTTACAATGGATGATCCCATAAGACAACTAGCAGAACTGAGCAACACGCTTCATCATTTCCAAACATTT
This sequence is a window from Arabidopsis thaliana chromosome 1 sequence. Protein-coding genes within it:
- a CDS encoding Core-2/I-branching beta-1,6-N-acetylglucosaminyltransferase family protein (Core-2/I-branching beta-1,6-N-acetylglucosaminyltransferase family protein; CONTAINS InterPro DOMAIN/s: Core-2/I-Branching enzyme (InterPro:IPR021141); BEST Arabidopsis thaliana protein match is: Core-2/I-branching beta-1,6-N-acetylglucosaminyltransferase family protein (TAIR:AT1G68390.1); Has 580 Blast hits to 580 proteins in 21 species: Archae - 0; Bacteria - 5; Metazoa - 0; Fungi - 0; Plants - 553; Viruses - 0; Other Eukaryotes - 22 (source: NCBI BLink).) — its product is MKKSQETQEDSLQQESRHQLHQIVISKILRSHRFFQNLVLYSFLIGFGFGLGFILNVHIRNVSFNPQLFRLSSLSPSSFSTPPLQPQPEIVVPLNDTVVATNDDDHEVGQKGHYLMMPENVVHNMTEEELLLRASKIQEKTLKMTKKAAFMFLTRGKLPLAKLWERFFKGHEGLFSIYIHTSDPFYFDDHTPETSPFYRRRIPSKEVGWGMVSMVAAERRLLANALLDAGNHRFVLLSESDIPLFNFSTIYSYLINSQHSYVDVYDLPGPAGRGRYNRRMSPVISRTNWRKGSQWFEIDREVALAVVSDTTYFPVFEKYCLWNCYADEHYLSTFVHAMFPGKNANRSLTWTDWSRRGPHPRKYTRRSVTGEFLRRVRNREQGCVYNGKKSEKCYLFARKFDGSTLDKLLYFAHSVMGF
- a CDS encoding Ssu72-like family protein (Ssu72-like family protein; FUNCTIONS IN: phosphoprotein phosphatase activity; INVOLVED IN: mRNA processing; LOCATED IN: chloroplast; EXPRESSED IN: 23 plant structures; EXPRESSED DURING: 13 growth stages; CONTAINS InterPro DOMAIN/s: RNA polymerase II subunit A (InterPro:IPR006811); Has 454 Blast hits to 453 proteins in 177 species: Archae - 0; Bacteria - 0; Metazoa - 228; Fungi - 149; Plants - 48; Viruses - 0; Other Eukaryotes - 29 (source: NCBI BLink).) gives rise to the protein MRFRYAMVCSSNQNRSMEAHALLKRQGLDVASYGTGSHVKLPGPSLREPNVYDFGTPYKQMFDELRRKDPELYKRNGILQMIKRNLSVKLAPQRWQDNAGDGVFDVVMTFEEKVFDSVLEDLNNREQSLTKTILVMNLEVKDNHEEAAIGGRLALELCQEIEGNETWEDTIDDIVAGFEKQHRRKLVYSISFY
- a CDS encoding Ssu72-like family protein, with product MLIVAGKKSQISSTPPMRFRYAMVCSSNQNRSMEAHALLKRQGLDVASYGTGSHVKLPGPSLREPNVYDFGTPYKQMFDELRRKDPELYKRNGILQMIKRNLSVKLAPQRWQDNAGDGVFDVVMTFEEKVFDSVLEDLNNREQSLTKTILVMNLEVKDNHEEAAIGGRLALELCQEIEGNETWEDTIDDIVAGFEKQHRRKLVYSISFY